The Salmo salar chromosome ssa02, Ssal_v3.1, whole genome shotgun sequence genome segment GACAAGCAGCTTTGGGAGGTTAGGTTTGGTATTTGGAGTTTTTCTACCCTCTAGTGGTATGCTATGGGAGATCAGTGTTATGTCAAACCGTGAACAACTCACTGATATATGAGGATAAATGTAATCTATCGCCATGCATatgtaatgaaataaataaatggcgttttaagaaatgttattttaaaaGCTTCATGACAGATAAAGTGAAGTAAACATTGATTGCCAAAAGGCTACCTGACTGATTAAAAAGCACTTTACCTGAAAGCTTGGGGATAGgatgaaacgagagagagagatgcaaatCCTGACCTTGTTTCTATCCCATCATGTAAATtgttatggctgtgtgtgtgtgtgtgtgtgtgtgtgtgtgtgtgtgtgtgtgtgtgtgtgtgtgtgtgtgtgtgtgtgtgtgtgtgtgtgtgtgtgtgtgtgtgtgtgtgtgtgtgtgtgtgtgtgtgtgtgtgtgtgtgtgtgtgtgtccagtttgcaTGCAATGACTGAGTGAGATGGAATATCAGGTCATCGTGAGTCATGAGGACACTTGTCATGGTTGAGAGAAGGCCTGGAATTCTGATAAGCCTTAATTGAGTCACAACTGTAAATACCATATGAAATTACATACAGTATGCTGATGTTTTAGTATCTGGGTTACAGTTGACAGATGTTCTTCAATTTGTAAATTCTGTTTGACAGAATTGTGACACTCAATCAATAAAAGTTTATTTTCAGTGTGTCAAAAAACATTCCAGAACAACAATCTAACACTATCGGTCAGCATTAGAGTATGAAAAGATGTTTAAATCATTGATTGTTTGCAAAATGCCACTAATACAAACAGTACTACTCATGGTAGCCTTTAAGCCAGCATTCAGGGCATTCTGATCTCTTGTTTGGTATTCTACAATGGGTTTAGCAAAGAAACAACAATGCTTTTAAGGAAGACAAAAGTTGATTCCACAAGCATGAGGCGCACCCAACAGCATAATTCTGACTCGAAGGCTCATTGGTTTTGGAATTACAATATCTTTGTTGTGGAACCTCTCAGAGCCAAGTTGATCACACCAATGCTgcatgcatacagttgaagtcggaagtttacatacacttaggttggagtcattaaaacccgtttttcaaccactccacaaatttcttgttaacaaactatagttttggcaagtcggttaggacatctaagtaattttcccaacaattgttacagattatttcacttacaattcactgtatcacaattccagtgggtcataagtttacatacactaagttgactgtgcctttaaacagcttggaaaattccagaaaattatgtcatagctttagaagcttctgataggctaattgtcatcattttagacaattggaggtgtacctgtggatgtatttcaaggccaacctagagatgaacgtactttggtgcgaaaagtgaaaatcaatcccagaacaacagcaacgcaccttgtgaagatgttggaggaaacaggtacaaaagtatctatatccacagtaaaacgagtcctatatcaacataacctgaaaggccggtctgcaaggaagaagccactgctccaaaaccgccataaaaagccagactacggtttccaactgcacatggggacaaagatcgtacttctttcttggagaaatgtcctctggtctgatgaaacaaaaatagaactttttggccataatgaccatcgttatgtttggaggaaaaagggggaggattgcaagccgaagaacaccattccaaccgtgaagcacgggggtggcagcatcatgttgtgggggtgctttgctgcaggagggactggtgcacttcacaaaatagatggcatcatgaggtaggaaaactatgtggatatattgaagcaacatctcaagacatcagtcaggaagttatagcttggtcgcaaatgggtcttccaaatggacattaaccccaagcatgcttccaaagttgtggcaaaatgacataaggacaacatagtcaaggtattggagtggccatcacaaagccctgacaatcctatagaaaatttgtgggtagaactgaaaaagtgtgtgcgagcaaggaggcctacaaacctgactccgttacaccagctctgtcaggaggaatgggccaaaattcacccaacttattgtgggaagcttgtggaaggctacccaaaatgtttgacccaagttaaacaatttaaaggcaatgctaccaaatattaattgagtgtatgtaaacttctgacccactgggaatgtgatgaaagaaataaaagctgaaataaaatcattctctctactattattctgacatttcacattcttaaaataaagtggtgatcctaactgacctaagacagggactttttgctaggattaaatgtgtatggtgtatgtaaacttctgacttctacTGTATTTCCTGGTAGGAAAACGAAATAAAATCTTACAAacactttttgggggggttgatctCAGAATTATGCTTTTTATGTAAGCTAGGATGAGTAAAAAAGTTATGAATTTAGTCAACCACAGTAGCGTTAGGCTAAAGGAAACATTTAATCGAGATTCTACAAGGAGCCATTTGATGTTTGGTTTAATTGATAAAGAATTTTTCAAAAGTCTACACATAGCAGTAATAACAACAAACAGACTGTACAACATGACATTTCTgacacattatgtacaaaaactCAAGTAAGGTTCCCCCTTTGGGGGTAACCATCCTGAAACCAAGGAACAACAAAAGTGCCAATGTGGGAGTGTTTGATGTTGGATGCCAGGAAACATTTCCAACTAAGCCCTCCATCAAAATATGAATTATTATAAATAATCACACCACAAAAAGGACTTCACTACTATCTTTAAACCACAGTCTAAATCTTAAGGACAATCAGTCTTATCAGTCTAAATAGTTAATCAGTGCTTAATATCCATGCCACAGTGAATGGTGCTTTTTCCTCTTTTGAAATGTTCAAACTTTGCTGTAGTATACCGCCCATTCCCTCTTAGGCAAATCGGGAGCGTGACGGTTAGGATATCCATTTGGCCCTTCACTGACTCCATGGACATCTCCATTTGGTATGAGCCCTTCATGGGATTCTCCATCCGGCTGTTCCTTCCTCAGGGCCAGAGGCGGCTTACACCTGTGCCAATTCCACAGAACTTTATTCATATTGTCCTGGTCGCGGATCCCGAGAAGCTTGTCCTCGTCGCTCTTCTtcttgtcatcatcatcatcgtcgctATCATCTTTGCTTGACCGGTGCTTGTGGAAGCTGTGCATGTCGCCGCTGATGCTCTCGAAGTACTGCTGGATGCAGACCTTGGCGAAGGTCTTGGCGTGCTCCTTGCACGTCTCGTCGAAGAGCTTGCGTTCGATGTCAACGTAGTGAGACCAGTATTTGGTCTTGAGGAAGGCAGCTTGGGTGAAGCAGGGTCGGATGGCTCGTATCATGAAGGCTGCTAAGGTCATCATCAGCAGGAATACCCAGCCAAAAGCCTACAGGGAAACACATGATGATAATACGTAAACAAAGACCTTGCTTTACCACTACAACAAACTTACTTTGAACCAATGGCCCGGTTCACACTTAGGTTGGACAACTGATGTACAATGGATTTAACacaacatttattttgaaggAGATTGTCTGCATCTAAATGTGAACTAGGCAAATATGGAAACTACCAACGACAACTTACCTGGGATATACACTTGATATATCTCGATGCCGCTTCTCTCGATATCACCTCGGGCTGATCGAAGATATTCTTGCACGGAATCTTCGCTAACAATTTAACAATCTCCACTTCCGTCATTCCCTCAATAAGGGTAGAATTCCCAAACTGACGAATGTCCAAGTTGACGCTGAACGCACACAGGAAGCTCTTCCCGTCCATAAGAGTCACAGATATCCACACCATGGGCGCGATCAAGGACCGCTGGGTGATCGAAACGAACATGTAACGAAGGATCGTCGGATCCTTCACCCTCTTCCCTGTCGGTCTTTTCCACTCCTCGGCTAACATCGAAACATTGTTATTCAACACGAACCCTAGTAGGAAGAACCATATAGGTGGGATAACCAGTAGTCCAATCCCATAGGCGTAGTTGTActctgggatacaagggcagctAAACTCGAAGGCTGAGTAGAGCTGGGCGCTAGCTAGGGCCATGATACCACAGATGCCATTCATAAAGGACTCCTGGTTGGATTGGAGGAACTGGAACATCATACGGAACTTATCCATCTTGAATGGTCTGCTGGTGGTGCCTTTTTAAAATGTACTGAGATCTGTAGAAAAGGATGGATCCAGTTGTTTGAAATCAATTTGATAGTGGTGCCTCTGAAGTATTCAAATCTGTGGGAAAACATGGAGGCAGATGTTAGAATTCAACAGCAAAAGATGTGAAGGGGCCCAAAATGTGAAAGGCACTCGGTCATATGATGTGGGAGAAATCTTGTAGCCTGtgtctgtgtacatttgcaacTCATAAAATGTAGACAAAGAAGTAAATGAAGATGTTGTTTACAAGTAGTACTGactaaacaatttaatcaatctcCCACTGCTTTATAATGAAACATCAATGGTTTGAGTGTCTGAAGAGCTCACAAATCATTCAAGAATGACTTATTTTTATTGAACAACTGGTAAATCAATGTTAAGTTTCTTTCCAGCAAGCCAAGGAACAACAAAAGACTTAACAAAATAGACCATGAGAAATCAATAATCTCAGTAACTGAAAAAAAGGCCTACTTACTTTTCTCCTCTTCCAAGTATGCAGGTGATGAAATAATCTCAAATGATGATAAGGCAACAAATGGACGATCACAAATATTTCTTTAACTTCTCTTGATACACTCCAGCTTTGCCAAACCTCTTGGTATACTAACTCTCCTCTTTCTAGTATGCAGTCTTTGATTAAATCAAGTTCAATGAGCTCAAATGATGATAAGGCTGAAAATGTATGGCAAATATTTCTCCAGGTACTTTTGGAATATTGTTGTTTCCGATGCTCACTCAACCCTTCAAGAACAGTCTATGGGGATGTAGAATGGTGGAAAGCAAAGGCAAGGTCACGTCGTCTGTCATCAGCTAGGCCCCTCCCTGTGAAGGCACCTGCACTCCTTTCTGTTGTACTGATGTAACAGGtttcccatctccccctctccattgtCCCAAGAACAAACATGTTACAGGCCCTAGAAAACACTTGGGCTACGGCTACTGCTTTGCAGACTTCAGTCTGCCATAAGACAGTAATGACTCAGGACTTTCAAGAAGAGGTGACAACCACCTCAAACTAGAGCAACTAATATTTATTGTGTTTTTATTCTACTATATGTCGGTCTGTGAAATGCATTTTTTGTGTCTACCTTTATATGCCTATATTCATATAAAGAAGAGGTTTGATACATCTATTTGCAGTTGTCTGGACAGGATGAGGTGGTTTTCTGTCCCTAACCAGAGCGACACAGCTGAAATTCCCACAGCTGAGATGCAAAAATAGTATCAGCCCATTCAAATGATCTGGGTTATTCTCTCTGAAATATTTGTTCACAGATTAATGAATCACTGTTTCCACTTGGGAATCACAGTGATGTGACTGGCATCTCTGTATTTAACAATATTATTTATAGACCAAATCAATTACTTTATAATTAATTATACCAGTACACATACAGGATACTGCTGTCATCTTATATACCCTTAGTCACACGTGACTTTTACCATATTACATATGGTTTAGGCGTCCTCCGGCCTGCCTTCCTGTGTTTAGTCTTACCTATACGATAGTAATGGGCTTTATGTGGCATCCAACTGCACCTAGGAGAATGAGGCACAGCCGGACAAACCAGTTAAAGCTAGTTAATACCAGTTCATACCCCACAGGACCATATAAAAGCTTGTGTTTAGTCCCCTATTGTgggacacaagtcattttccataCATTGTTAGCTTTTGTTTGAACAGCATTGTTAATGTGAGGGTATGATCAAAAACATGGAATATTCTATTATTCTACTCATGGCATCACATAATGTTATATTACTATTATCTGGTGTTGTCCTACTACCcagtagtgtaaagtacttaagtagtactttcaagtatttttagttaagtagttttttgtggtatctctactgtactatttatatttttgcatatttttactttactacattcctaaagaaaataatgtactttttacaccatacattttccctgacacccaaaagtactcattacattttgacaggaaaacagtccaattcgcacacttatcaagagaacatccctggtcatccatactgccttTGATCTGACtctctaaacacaaatgctttatttgtaaattatgtctgagcgtCCCCCTGGATATTTGccaataaaaaatacaataaaaattgtgctgtctggtttgcttaatataagacattttaaatggtttatacatttacatgatacttatgtatatttagaaccaaatactttgacttttactcaagtagtattttactgggtgactcccTTTTacctgagtcattttctattaaagtatctttccttctactcaagtatgacaattgagtactttttccaccactgccagtAGCTTTTGATGTATATCAGTAGTAGAATCTTTCTACAGACGGCAAAGGAATTTTCTCAAACGAAGTTCAGTTTACTCTGGATTTACTCTGATAGCCACAGAAGGATGTAGCAGACTTGAGAACTTTGGAAGAAGACTGTCTTCTCCCCAGCTTTTTAAATGATGGTTGATCAACAATTTCAGAGAAAATAAAATTCAAAATGGAAGAAAGGAACATATTGAAGCATTTTCAGAAATTAAGCAAGAACGTGTGCTTTTGAATGAATAAAATCTAAAGTCCAAATCGATTTCAGTCATCCATTGACTAACTAGAGAGATAAATGTAGTCTTGGTTTTATTTGGAAAAGTATGTTTCTCCACCAActgtgtgttttagttttttgGGGGAATAATTATTTATTGACAAGATTTCCCATTAGCCATTTATTTTCAGATTCAaaattgctttattggcatgacagaCATAGAGCTAATATTGCCAAAGCATCACTACAACTACATTGAATGGTATACATTGTAATAAATAAAAGATACAATGATAACAGCAATAACAATAAAAAGGACAATAGGCTAAACATGGTAACAATAACATGCTACTACCATTACGTCTCACTCAGAATAGCTACTGTGACGATAAGGCAGGAAGAACGTTCGGTTTTAGAATACTGTAGTGCAGATAGTATAGCCCCGTGTTCTACTGTGCACATTCGGTATGCATGATAGCCGCTCATTGGTTAGTGGGCGTGTCATGTTGACGTTAGCCGGTTTTCCCACAGCTAGAAGGTTTGCTCGCATGCTCATCGCACGGACGTCGATCTGTGCCCGAGCAAGAGCGCCTAGACATATACTGGTGATAGCACATGCGAAGAACAAATGTACTGAATGCCAGTATCGTCATGCGAATTCCCATCATCATACCTGTATCATCTGCAGTGCCTGACTTGATTGAGATACGTCTATAGTTGGCTCTGCTTCCTCATGTACATGAAGCTCAAGGTCAAAAGTACATATAAAGTGAAAGGTCTGTGAGGCAGTAGAGAAAGAAGTTTAGCCAAACCTACACCACTCCAGGTGTAGGTTCTTAAAGTTTGGGTTGAGTGGATAAATAAAGTCAACAAGTTGTATTATTTTCTCCTTCACCATTAGTCAAAACATCAGACTATCTTTTAAGCCTGGTCAGAGAGTACACAGGATAACACAGTGAAATAtacaaacaaaaacaggttttggtGCAGGGTCAAGGGAATCACTACCTAAACTTGAATTTAATTTCAAATCAAGATACATCAAATATATTCTCTAAAAACTTAGTCAGTCAAACACTAACAACAGGCCACACAGCAATTTCCCCATACATGCACCTTTCCCCCATGCGgccataccttaaaaaaaagagaCCCTATTTAAGGAAACAGTCAACCACtgaaattaaatcaaattgtatttgtcacatgcgccgaatacaataggtgtagaccttaaccaacaatgcagttaagaaaaatacctaaataaataagaaataaagtaacaaataatttaagagcagcagtaaaataacaatagcgaggctatatacaggggctaccggtacagtcaatggcttgggggtagaagctgtttagaagcctcttggacctagatttggcgctccggtaccgcttgccgtgcggtagcagagaaaacagtctatgactagggcggctggggtctgacaatttttagggccttcctctgacaccgcctggtatagaggtcctggatggcaggaagctgggatgtactgggccgtacgcactaccctctgtagtgccttgcgatcggagaccgagcagttgccataccaggcagtgatgctctcgatggtgcagctgtagaaccttttgaggatctgaggacccatgccaaatcttttaagtctcctgagggggaataggttgtcgtgccctcttcacgactgtcttggtgtgcttggaccatattagtttgttggtgatgtggacaccaaggaacttgaagctctcaacctgcttcactacagccccgtcgatgagaatgggggcatgcttggtcctccttttcctgtagtccacaatcatctccttagtcttgatcacgttgagagagagggtgttgtcctggcaccacacgaccaggtttctgacctcctccctatatgctgtctcgttgttgctggtgatcagaccttccactgttgtgtcatccgcaaacttaatgatggtgttggagtcgtgcctggccgtgcagtcatgagtgaacagggggtacaggaggggactgagcacgcacccctgagggtccccagtgttaaggatcagcatggcggatgtattgttacctactcttaccacttggggcggcccgtcaggaagtccagtatccagttgcaaagggaggtgtttagtcccagtgtccttagcttagtgatgagctttgagggtactatggttttgaacactgagctgtagtcaatgaatagcattctcacataggtgttcctttggtccatgtgtgaaagggcagtgtggcgtgcaatagagattgcatcatctgtggatctgtcggggcggtatacaaattggagtgggtctaaggtttctgggataatggtgttgatgagagccatgaccagcctttcaaagtacttcatagctacagacgtgagtgctacgggtcggtagtcatttagtcaggttaccttagtgttcttgggcacagggacgatggtggtctgcttgaaacatgttggtattacagactcagacagggagaggttgaaaatgtcagtgaagacacttgccagttggtcagcgcatgctcgtagtacacgtcctggtaattcatctggccctgcggctttgtgaagtttccctgcattaaagtccccggccactaggagcaccacctctggatgagcgttttcctatttgcttatggcggtatacagctcattgagtgcggtcttagtgccagcatcggtctgtagtggtatatagacagctttcaaaaatacagatgaaaactctctaggtagatagtgtggtctacagcttatcatgatatactctattcatgtcgtcgttcagccacgactcggtgaaacacaaGATATCAGTTATTAATgttccgttggtaggatatacgtgcttttagCTCGTCCAATTTATTTTCCAGTACTACGgatggcaagggcagattagccactcatcagcggatcctcacaaggcacctcTATCTCTTTCCGCAATATCTTTGCCGTCTCTTCCTCGTGCGAATGACGGGGAGGAGGGCCTGTTTgcgtgtctggagtaaatccctctcatccgactcattaaagagaaATTCTTCacccagttcaaggtgagtaatcgctgttctgatttccagaagctcttttcggtcataagagatggtagcagcaaaattatgtacaaaataagttacgaaAAATGTGacagaaaaaacaaacaaaatagcatggttggttaagagcccatgAAACAGCAGCCATCCTCTCCAGCGCCAATTACAGGATCAATCATTCAATTAGCAAGGTAGAAGCATGCATAATAAGCAATGGAGGCTCATTGTCACACCTGTGACAAATTGAACCATACTACCTTACAGTGAATGCCAAGTCAAAGTCTTCAGATTTTGCtgcaaaaaaatgttaaaaaaattatattaccTAGGATTTTTTTCCTACCAATGTACACAATCTAGTCCACATTTCCAAAGTGAAAGAACATTTTCCAAATTTTGGGAGGGAGTACTCCATTTAAaagcaaatgtatttatttatttagtttgTTTTCTCCCCTTTTGTGCATATTCAAATACTTTTACCATCAATGgataatatatataaaaataatgtTGACACTAGCATATAAAAGCATGCTGATGTCATTGACATTGAGATAATGAGTCAGATCTGCCTCTGTGTGCcattgtattttcaatttttgtggtg includes the following:
- the LOC106588603 gene encoding calcium homeostasis modulator protein 1; protein product: MDKFRMMFQFLQSNQESFMNGICGIMALASAQLYSAFEFSCPCIPEYNYAYGIGLLVIPPIWFFLLGFVLNNNVSMLAEEWKRPTGKRVKDPTILRYMFVSITQRSLIAPMVWISVTLMDGKSFLCAFSVNLDIRQFGNSTLIEGMTEVEIVKLLAKIPCKNIFDQPEVISREAASRYIKCISQAFGWVFLLMMTLAAFMIRAIRPCFTQAAFLKTKYWSHYVDIERKLFDETCKEHAKTFAKVCIQQYFESISGDMHSFHKHRSSKDDSDDDDDDKKKSDEDKLLGIRDQDNMNKVLWNWHRCKPPLALRKEQPDGESHEGLIPNGDVHGVSEGPNGYPNRHAPDLPKREWAVYYSKV